Proteins found in one Aquibium microcysteis genomic segment:
- a CDS encoding ABC transporter substrate-binding protein: protein MKSRIKLLTAATMLAGVAVSSASAQELVLGEFGGSFADNVKACYIDVFEKETGATVVTKFANSAQQAAAIRATAGQSDMDVVFADDAFAVQMANEGLLVTLDRAKLGNAPEIIDGAWGKDDAYVAAMLGSTTIIYNKDKITTPPTSWNDLFDEAYKGRVTIGDISGTTGWQFLAAVNKMAGGSLDDITPGIEKIKPLAKDAVLLYTQADQVVSLFERGEIDIAVWYPDRAGVQIGNGLPLAVAYPKEGAVGIRPSIMIPKGTEQEDLALKFIDTVLDADNQKCFSERQFIGSVNKNVSLSDAVSAVVPTGEALDDMMFLDPSEMATKLPEWTRRWQREVLR, encoded by the coding sequence ATGAAATCTCGTATCAAGCTGCTCACCGCCGCCACCATGCTGGCCGGCGTCGCCGTTTCGTCCGCCTCGGCGCAGGAGCTCGTGCTCGGCGAGTTCGGCGGCTCCTTCGCCGACAACGTGAAGGCCTGCTACATCGACGTCTTCGAGAAGGAGACCGGCGCGACCGTCGTGACCAAGTTCGCCAATTCGGCCCAGCAGGCGGCCGCCATCCGTGCCACCGCCGGCCAGTCGGACATGGACGTGGTCTTCGCCGACGACGCCTTCGCCGTCCAGATGGCGAACGAAGGCCTGCTGGTCACGCTCGATCGCGCCAAGCTCGGCAACGCGCCGGAAATCATCGACGGCGCCTGGGGCAAGGACGACGCCTATGTCGCGGCCATGCTCGGCTCGACGACCATCATCTACAACAAGGACAAGATCACCACGCCGCCGACCTCCTGGAACGATCTCTTCGACGAGGCCTACAAGGGGCGGGTGACGATCGGCGACATCTCCGGCACCACCGGCTGGCAGTTCCTCGCCGCGGTCAACAAGATGGCCGGCGGCTCGCTCGACGACATCACGCCCGGCATCGAGAAGATCAAGCCGCTGGCGAAGGATGCGGTGCTCCTCTACACCCAGGCCGACCAGGTGGTCTCGCTGTTCGAGCGCGGCGAGATCGACATCGCGGTCTGGTATCCGGACCGCGCCGGCGTGCAGATCGGCAACGGCCTTCCGCTCGCCGTCGCCTATCCCAAGGAAGGCGCGGTCGGCATCCGTCCGTCCATCATGATCCCCAAGGGGACCGAGCAGGAAGATCTGGCGCTCAAATTCATCGACACGGTCCTCGACGCCGACAACCAGAAGTGCTTTTCGGAGCGCCAGTTCATCGGCTCGGTGAACAAGAACGTCAGCCTGTCCGATGCCGTGTCGGCCGTGGTACCGACGGGAGAGGCGCTGGACGACATGATGTTCCTCGATCCGAGCGAGATGGCAACGAAGCTGCCCGAATGGACGCGGCGCTGGCAGCGTGAAGTCCTGCGCTGA
- a CDS encoding sulfite exporter TauE/SafE family protein — protein sequence MLPTEMPLGEIASFAAGVAVAGAVSGVLAGVFGIGGGAVMVPVFYQAMTALGVDEAVRMHVAVASSLAIIIPTSLRSFQGHHARGVVDMALLRSFLVPVPLGVIAATLIAASISGDGLRLIFAIIALAVGLRLAFNRDSWRLGTEIPKNPWRAAIGFVIGLLSALMGIGGGVMNNTFMTLFGRPMHQAVATSAGVGVLIAIPGTIGYVWAGWGDPRLPVASTGYVNWIAVALILPITLLVTPFGVKLAHAMKKRHLEIAFGAFLLFVSARFFWSLYG from the coding sequence ATGCTTCCGACCGAGATGCCGCTGGGCGAGATCGCCAGTTTCGCCGCCGGCGTCGCCGTGGCGGGTGCCGTGTCCGGCGTGCTCGCAGGCGTGTTCGGCATCGGCGGCGGGGCGGTGATGGTCCCGGTCTTCTACCAGGCCATGACCGCGCTCGGGGTCGACGAAGCCGTGCGGATGCACGTCGCCGTGGCGTCCTCGCTCGCCATCATCATCCCCACCTCGCTGCGGTCGTTCCAGGGGCACCACGCCCGCGGCGTCGTCGACATGGCGTTGCTGCGCAGCTTCCTCGTGCCGGTGCCGCTCGGCGTGATCGCCGCCACGCTGATCGCCGCATCGATCTCCGGCGACGGATTGCGGCTGATCTTCGCGATCATCGCACTGGCCGTCGGCCTTCGCCTCGCCTTCAACCGGGACTCCTGGCGGCTGGGGACGGAGATACCGAAAAACCCCTGGCGCGCGGCGATCGGCTTCGTCATCGGACTGCTTTCGGCGCTGATGGGGATCGGCGGCGGGGTGATGAACAACACCTTCATGACGCTGTTCGGCCGGCCGATGCACCAGGCGGTCGCGACGTCGGCCGGCGTCGGCGTCCTGATCGCCATTCCCGGGACGATCGGCTACGTCTGGGCCGGCTGGGGCGATCCGCGGCTGCCGGTGGCCTCGACCGGCTACGTCAACTGGATCGCGGTGGCGCTGATCCTGCCGATCACGCTGCTGGTGACGCCCTTCGGCGTCAAGCTCGCCCATGCCATGAAGAAGCGGCACCTGGAAATCGCCTTCGGCGCGTTCCTGCTCTTCGTCTCCGCCCGGTTCTTCTGGAGCCTCTACGGCTGA
- a CDS encoding DUF1289 domain-containing protein yields the protein MNAIESPCILVCSIDRTTGYCFGCGRTQAEIGRWIVMTPAERRTVMAELPARLETVERRPRRETRRARMARERGTAEPDR from the coding sequence ATGAACGCGATCGAATCTCCCTGCATCCTCGTCTGCTCGATCGACCGGACCACCGGCTACTGCTTCGGCTGCGGCCGCACGCAGGCGGAGATCGGCCGGTGGATCGTCATGACGCCGGCCGAACGGCGCACGGTGATGGCCGAGCTTCCCGCGCGGCTGGAAACGGTGGAGCGCCGGCCGCGCCGCGAGACGAGGCGGGCGCGGATGGCGCGGGAACGCGGAACGGCGGAGCCTGACCGGTGA
- the dusA gene encoding tRNA dihydrouridine(20/20a) synthase DusA, whose product MMDWTDRHCRFFHRQLSRRALLYTEMVVADAVIHGDRSRLLGFDPAEHPVALQLGGSDPAKLAQAASIAADFGYDEINLNVGCPSDRVQSGTFGACLMKTPALVADCVDAMKQAVVIPVTVKCRLGVDDQDIETALDELADGVFARGADALWVHARKAWLAGLSPKENRDIPPLDYDRVYRLKARYPNWSIGLNGGINSLDEAATHLGRVDGVMLGRAAYHTPGLLAGVDRLLTQGQEGEPTLVEVVEAMAAYCARHIAAGGRLSHVTRHMVGLFHGMPGARRWRQILSTEATRPGAGPEVLCEAFAAVAEGPVRSAA is encoded by the coding sequence ATGATGGACTGGACGGATCGCCACTGCCGGTTCTTTCACCGGCAGCTCTCCCGGCGGGCGCTGCTCTATACCGAGATGGTGGTGGCCGACGCGGTCATCCATGGCGACCGGTCGCGGCTGCTCGGCTTCGATCCGGCCGAACATCCCGTCGCGCTGCAGCTCGGCGGCAGCGATCCGGCGAAGCTCGCGCAGGCGGCCTCGATCGCGGCCGACTTCGGCTATGACGAGATCAACCTCAACGTCGGCTGCCCGTCCGACCGCGTCCAGTCGGGCACCTTCGGGGCCTGCCTGATGAAGACGCCGGCGCTGGTCGCCGACTGCGTCGACGCGATGAAGCAGGCCGTCGTGATTCCGGTAACGGTCAAATGCCGGCTCGGCGTGGACGATCAGGACATCGAGACCGCCCTGGACGAACTGGCGGACGGTGTCTTCGCCCGCGGCGCCGACGCCTTGTGGGTCCATGCGAGAAAAGCCTGGCTCGCGGGGCTGAGCCCGAAGGAAAACCGCGACATCCCGCCGCTCGACTATGACCGGGTGTACCGGCTGAAGGCACGTTATCCCAACTGGTCCATCGGCTTGAACGGCGGAATCAATTCCCTGGATGAAGCGGCGACCCATCTCGGCCGTGTCGACGGCGTCATGCTCGGCCGCGCCGCCTATCACACGCCCGGATTGCTGGCCGGGGTCGACCGGCTGCTGACGCAGGGGCAGGAAGGCGAACCGACCTTGGTCGAGGTCGTCGAGGCCATGGCTGCCTATTGCGCGCGCCACATTGCTGCGGGCGGCCGGCTCTCCCACGTGACACGGCATATGGTCGGTCTCTTCCACGGCATGCCCGGCGCGCGGCGCTGGCGCCAGATTCTCTCCACCGAGGCGACCCGCCCCGGCGCCGGTCCCGAGGTGCTGTGCGAGGCCTTCGCTGCGGTCGCGGAGGGTCCGGTCCGGTCGGCCGCCTGA
- a CDS encoding nicotinate-nucleotide--dimethylbenzimidazole phosphoribosyltransferase, translated as MTTGLPFDDYRALLARLPEPDEAAGAAARRRLARIAPDTGLGLLGDLAVWLADWSGRTPPSVNRPQLVVFAGNHGVARHGATLRPASATAAIVEHCAAGGMPVNQICVANDVGLKVYDLALDMPTGDISTGPALDERGCAATMAFGMEATAGGTDLLCIGSVGVGGEIAATAVLAATAGGTAADWTAGTDALAGERAALAARALAAHRGHLADPMETLRRLGGREIAAIVGAILAARVQKIPVLLDGDQALAAASLLHAANPAALAHCRLAARPADAALARAADRLGLRTVLSLDVDLGEGAAAALAVATVRAAALCLAGVQPLPVPLQ; from the coding sequence ATGACCACCGGACTGCCCTTCGACGACTACCGCGCGCTTCTGGCGCGGCTTCCGGAACCCGACGAGGCCGCCGGCGCGGCCGCGCGCCGGCGTCTTGCGCGCATCGCCCCGGACACCGGGCTCGGCCTGCTGGGCGACCTCGCCGTCTGGCTGGCCGACTGGAGCGGCCGCACCCCGCCGTCGGTCAATCGGCCGCAGCTCGTCGTCTTCGCCGGCAACCATGGCGTGGCGCGGCACGGCGCGACGCTGCGGCCGGCCTCGGCCACCGCGGCGATCGTCGAGCACTGTGCGGCCGGCGGCATGCCGGTGAACCAGATCTGCGTGGCCAACGACGTCGGGCTGAAGGTTTACGACCTCGCCCTCGACATGCCCACGGGCGACATCAGCACCGGGCCGGCGCTGGACGAGCGCGGCTGTGCGGCCACCATGGCCTTCGGCATGGAGGCGACCGCGGGCGGTACCGATCTCCTGTGCATCGGCTCGGTCGGCGTCGGCGGCGAGATCGCGGCAACCGCGGTTCTCGCCGCGACGGCGGGCGGCACGGCCGCCGACTGGACCGCAGGCACGGACGCGCTGGCCGGCGAACGCGCGGCTTTGGCGGCGAGGGCGCTGGCTGCGCATCGCGGCCACCTCGCCGACCCGATGGAGACCCTTCGGCGCCTCGGCGGACGCGAGATCGCGGCCATCGTCGGCGCCATTCTGGCCGCGCGGGTGCAGAAGATTCCCGTCCTTCTCGACGGCGACCAGGCGCTCGCGGCCGCAAGCCTCCTGCATGCGGCCAACCCCGCCGCGCTCGCTCACTGCCGTCTGGCGGCGCGGCCGGCGGATGCGGCCCTCGCCCGGGCGGCCGACAGGCTCGGCCTGCGCACCGTGCTCTCGCTCGACGTCGATCTCGGGGAGGGGGCGGCGGCCGCGCTCGCAGTGGCCACCGTGCGGGCCGCCGCACTGTGCCTCGCCGGAGTCCAGCCGCTGCCGGTCCCGCTTCAGTAG
- a CDS encoding MarR family winged helix-turn-helix transcriptional regulator, which produces MDEAPLKYWELDRVGRGMAAWRRERPDIDGSGKAVVGRILHLNDIIMRAVDKVLARHGVKYPVYAVLATIRVSGAPYRMSPTELLSSLLVTSGGLSNLLRRMEADGYIKRMADKRDGRGVIVELTEKGIAVADASMADHAAAERHLVNCLSPELQESVARALSLMTAAAER; this is translated from the coding sequence TTGGACGAAGCACCCCTGAAGTATTGGGAACTGGATCGGGTCGGTCGCGGCATGGCGGCCTGGCGTCGCGAAAGGCCGGACATCGACGGCAGCGGCAAGGCCGTCGTCGGCCGCATCCTGCATCTCAACGACATCATCATGCGCGCCGTGGACAAGGTGCTCGCCCGGCATGGCGTGAAGTATCCGGTCTATGCCGTCCTGGCGACGATCCGCGTGTCCGGCGCGCCCTACCGCATGTCGCCGACGGAACTGCTGTCCTCGCTGCTGGTCACGTCCGGCGGGCTGTCGAACCTGCTGCGGCGGATGGAGGCCGACGGCTACATCAAGCGCATGGCCGACAAGCGCGACGGGCGCGGCGTGATCGTGGAACTGACCGAAAAGGGCATCGCGGTCGCCGACGCCAGCATGGCCGACCACGCCGCCGCCGAACGCCATCTCGTGAACTGCCTTTCGCCGGAGCTGCAGGAGTCCGTGGCCCGCGCGCTGTCGCTGATGACTGCGGCGGCCGAGCGTTGA
- a CDS encoding sensor histidine kinase: MAPRRSTSADKNIVDRTKTRRNPDVSRTVREARDRLAQQPGNPVFDREMLRLHARALTGGAVVVPLFTVAVALGGLFAGMGVTVIVWATTAALIYAGLAAYAHHVGRAAEPDETSVRRRFLALHAATGLCWAWFASLDCETCQIDQFPIIQAVILLLAIAATAILAYSLRGALLATFAVPVMVSLFLAVRLGEPGQIVMAGLLAASLPFFAYVSSHLHRSTIMLLSFRTEKDGLIAELETANAISDEARRRAEEANLAKSRFLASMSHELRTPLNAILGFSEVMADEVLGPMQNATYKDYARDIHASGKHLLDLINEILDISRIEAGRYQINAAPMLLADVVEECCHLVALRARNKDIHVTQDFEPDLPPLLADERAVRQITLNLLSNALKFAPTGGSVRVCVGWTAGGGQYVSVKDNGPGIPADEIPVVLSAFGQGSIAIKSAEQGTGLGLPIVQGLIDLHGGKFDLRSKLREGTEAFAIFPASRVLEPARAPVVPVKLAAAG; the protein is encoded by the coding sequence ATGGCTCCCAGACGCTCCACCTCGGCGGACAAGAACATCGTGGACCGCACGAAGACGCGTCGCAATCCGGACGTGTCGCGCACCGTGCGCGAAGCGCGCGACCGGCTGGCACAGCAGCCCGGCAATCCCGTCTTCGACCGCGAGATGCTGCGGCTGCACGCCCGAGCGCTGACGGGCGGCGCCGTGGTGGTGCCGCTGTTCACGGTCGCGGTCGCGCTCGGCGGGCTCTTCGCGGGAATGGGCGTCACCGTCATCGTCTGGGCGACCACCGCGGCCCTGATCTACGCGGGGCTGGCCGCCTATGCGCATCACGTGGGCCGAGCGGCCGAACCGGACGAGACCTCCGTGCGCCGCCGCTTCCTGGCGCTGCACGCGGCGACCGGACTGTGCTGGGCCTGGTTCGCCAGTCTCGACTGCGAAACCTGCCAGATCGATCAGTTCCCCATCATCCAGGCGGTGATCCTGCTGCTCGCCATCGCCGCGACCGCGATCCTGGCCTATTCGCTGCGCGGGGCGCTGCTGGCCACCTTCGCCGTGCCCGTGATGGTGTCGCTGTTCCTCGCGGTGCGGCTGGGCGAACCGGGCCAGATCGTGATGGCCGGCCTGCTCGCCGCCTCGCTGCCCTTCTTCGCCTATGTTTCGTCCCACCTGCACCGTTCCACGATCATGCTGCTGTCCTTCCGCACCGAAAAGGACGGACTGATCGCCGAACTCGAAACGGCCAACGCGATTTCCGACGAAGCCCGCCGCCGTGCGGAGGAGGCCAACCTCGCCAAGTCCCGCTTCCTCGCCTCGATGAGCCACGAGCTCAGGACGCCGCTCAACGCCATCCTCGGCTTCTCGGAGGTCATGGCGGACGAGGTGCTGGGACCGATGCAGAACGCCACCTACAAGGACTATGCGCGCGACATCCACGCATCCGGCAAGCACCTGCTCGACCTGATCAACGAGATCCTCGACATCTCGCGGATCGAGGCCGGGCGCTACCAGATCAACGCGGCGCCGATGCTGCTCGCCGACGTGGTCGAGGAATGCTGCCACCTGGTGGCGCTGCGCGCCCGCAACAAGGACATCCACGTCACGCAGGATTTCGAGCCCGACCTGCCGCCGCTGCTGGCCGACGAGCGCGCGGTGCGCCAGATCACGCTCAATCTCCTGTCGAATGCGCTGAAATTCGCGCCCACGGGAGGCTCCGTGCGGGTGTGCGTGGGATGGACGGCGGGCGGCGGCCAGTATGTTTCGGTCAAGGACAACGGGCCGGGCATCCCCGCCGACGAGATCCCGGTCGTCCTGTCGGCCTTCGGCCAGGGTTCGATCGCCATCAAGAGCGCCGAACAGGGCACCGGGCTCGGACTGCCGATCGTCCAGGGGCTGATCGACCTGCATGGCGGGAAGTTCGATCTCCGATCCAAGCTGCGCGAGGGCACGGAAGCCTTCGCGATCTTCCCGGCTTCGAGGGTGCTCGAACCCGCCCGCGCGCCCGTGGTTCCCGTCAAGCTCGCCGCGGCGGGCTGA
- a CDS encoding TIGR02281 family clan AA aspartic protease, with product MIILAGGLVLLVVNHDAGTVAGLDSDAFAGLIQLGAIALLVGSGIVYSRTAWGSGLKMAAGWLAVLLVLVGGYQYRYEIQDVAHRVTAGLVPGSPLSMSFGEDGAAVRLDMLANGHFGARAVVDGVPVDFIVDTGATSTVLSAEDARRVGIDPQALDYAIPISTANGVARAARATVDEIGVGPIVRRRLPVLVAAPGALGQSLLGMNFIGSLSGFDMRRDVMILRD from the coding sequence ATGATCATCCTCGCCGGCGGGCTGGTGCTGCTGGTGGTCAATCATGACGCGGGCACGGTGGCGGGGCTGGACAGCGACGCCTTCGCCGGGCTGATCCAGCTCGGCGCCATCGCCCTGCTGGTCGGCTCGGGCATCGTCTATTCGCGGACCGCCTGGGGCAGCGGCTTGAAGATGGCTGCCGGATGGCTGGCGGTGCTGCTCGTGCTCGTCGGCGGCTACCAGTACCGCTACGAGATCCAGGATGTCGCGCACCGCGTCACGGCCGGCCTCGTGCCCGGCAGCCCGCTGTCGATGAGCTTCGGCGAGGACGGCGCGGCGGTGCGCCTCGACATGCTCGCCAACGGCCATTTCGGCGCGAGGGCCGTCGTCGACGGCGTCCCGGTCGACTTCATCGTCGATACCGGCGCCACGTCGACCGTGCTGTCGGCCGAGGATGCGCGGCGCGTCGGCATCGATCCGCAGGCCCTCGACTACGCCATCCCGATCTCGACGGCCAACGGCGTGGCGCGGGCGGCGCGCGCCACCGTCGACGAGATCGGCGTCGGCCCGATCGTGCGGCGCAGGCTGCCGGTGCTCGTCGCCGCGCCGGGCGCGCTCGGCCAGAGCCTGCTCGGCATGAACTTCATCGGCTCGCTGTCCGGCTTCGACATGCGCCGCGACGTGATGATCCTGCGCGACTGA
- a CDS encoding ABC transporter permease, which yields MRSWRTGVLLFSPLLLVLAGAFIVPLILLAPTSFREYQPGMGIVAGSFTLQNYVRIVADDYYREVVLRTLGLGVGVTVACLLLGYPVAYLIVRGRPGWRLPLTLLVIFPLMLNLVVRSFGWIVLLTNRGVVNNLLIDVGLIEAPLKLMFNVTGVTIGLTHIYLPFMVLMLVAALQNVPRDLEAAAATLGSSRFHVFRAVTLPLTAPGIIAGSILVFVLTISALVTPRMLGGPTYQVMATLIYDEYMQLLDWPSGSALSFALALATLLIIWISSRMTKRWAGLA from the coding sequence ATGAGATCGTGGCGGACGGGCGTGCTGCTGTTCTCGCCGCTGCTCCTGGTGCTTGCAGGCGCCTTCATCGTCCCGCTGATCCTGCTCGCGCCGACCAGCTTCCGCGAATACCAGCCGGGAATGGGCATCGTCGCCGGGTCGTTCACGCTGCAGAACTACGTCCGCATCGTCGCCGACGATTATTATCGCGAGGTCGTGCTGCGCACACTGGGGCTCGGCGTCGGCGTGACCGTCGCCTGCCTGCTGCTCGGCTATCCGGTCGCCTACCTCATCGTGCGCGGCCGGCCCGGCTGGCGACTGCCGCTGACGCTGCTCGTCATCTTTCCGCTGATGCTGAACCTCGTGGTTCGCTCCTTCGGCTGGATCGTGCTGCTCACCAACCGGGGCGTGGTGAACAACCTCCTGATCGACGTCGGGCTGATCGAGGCGCCGCTGAAGCTGATGTTCAACGTGACCGGGGTGACGATCGGGCTCACCCACATCTACCTTCCGTTCATGGTCCTGATGCTCGTCGCGGCGCTGCAGAACGTGCCGCGCGACCTGGAGGCCGCGGCCGCCACACTGGGCTCGAGCCGGTTCCATGTCTTCCGGGCCGTGACCCTGCCCCTGACGGCGCCCGGCATCATCGCCGGATCGATCCTGGTGTTCGTGCTCACCATCAGCGCGCTGGTCACGCCGCGGATGCTCGGCGGGCCGACCTACCAGGTGATGGCGACGCTCATCTATGACGAGTACATGCAACTGCTCGACTGGCCGAGCGGCTCGGCGCTGTCCTTCGCGCTCGCCCTGGCGACGCTCCTCATCATCTGGATCTCGAGCCGCATGACCAAGCGCTGGGCGGGCCTAGCATGA
- a CDS encoding methyl-accepting chemotaxis protein — translation MASLNTKITGGVALSGLLCALTAGTGLYVASNLGAELNGALQSAEVLRHHMQADMMHDALRGDVVSAIQASSISIGFDAKEIKQEFLDHSAAFTEAIETARRLARDPEAIAALDQVTEPLKAYQELAAKIFDETGRSNFGAQEMYPAFKAQFDTLEVAMGEAYDKIQAAANREAQAAVEGSVLGQYTMLGLLALGVLLCGAIALTSRRQVVKPLMDVTEVLDRLSKGDLSAQPPKAERSDEIGRMNHALEAFHKAVVARQAELQAADQREALEAERARNEQLRAEAEQAQTQVVTAIANGLAGLSRGDFTIRLDQAFPTSYEKLRHDFNATVGSLSETISAILVSVAAIRSSSGEISRAADDLSLRTQQQASGLEEAAAAIGEITETVNRTSAGAQQAHDSVRSATGEVDRSGEIVRQAVEAMSGIEKSSGSIGQIIGVIDEIAFQTNLLALNAGVEAARAGEAGRGFAVVAQEVRALAQRSAEAAKEIKSLISSSTEQVNRGVDFVGETGQALTRIAEQVRKVNGIVSDIASSAREQANGIGEINTTVDQMDKVTQQNAAMVEETTAASHQLAREAEQLAALVGRFRIAGQGQATTAAFAPRAVRPAVSVSYTSDGNAARKVQVAQETDDWEEF, via the coding sequence ATGGCTTCGCTGAACACGAAGATCACGGGCGGCGTCGCGCTGTCGGGACTGTTGTGCGCCCTGACGGCGGGAACCGGCCTGTATGTCGCCAGCAATCTCGGCGCCGAACTGAACGGCGCCCTGCAGTCGGCCGAGGTGCTGCGCCACCACATGCAGGCGGACATGATGCACGACGCCTTGCGCGGCGACGTGGTTTCCGCCATCCAGGCATCCTCGATCAGCATCGGCTTCGACGCCAAGGAGATCAAGCAGGAGTTCCTCGATCATTCCGCGGCCTTCACGGAGGCAATCGAGACCGCCCGCCGGCTCGCCAGGGATCCGGAAGCCATCGCCGCGCTCGATCAGGTCACCGAGCCGCTGAAGGCGTATCAGGAACTTGCGGCGAAGATCTTCGACGAGACCGGGCGTTCGAATTTCGGTGCGCAGGAAATGTATCCTGCCTTCAAGGCGCAGTTCGACACGCTCGAAGTGGCCATGGGCGAAGCCTATGACAAGATCCAGGCGGCGGCGAACCGCGAGGCGCAGGCAGCCGTCGAGGGGTCGGTGCTCGGCCAGTACACCATGCTCGGCCTGCTCGCTCTCGGTGTGCTGCTGTGCGGCGCCATCGCGCTGACGTCGCGCCGGCAGGTGGTCAAGCCGCTGATGGACGTCACCGAGGTTCTCGATCGCCTGTCGAAGGGCGATCTGTCGGCGCAGCCTCCCAAGGCGGAGCGCAGCGACGAGATCGGCAGGATGAACCACGCGCTGGAGGCCTTCCACAAGGCCGTGGTGGCGCGCCAGGCCGAGCTTCAGGCCGCCGACCAGCGCGAGGCGCTGGAGGCGGAGCGGGCCCGCAACGAGCAGCTGCGCGCGGAGGCCGAGCAGGCGCAGACGCAGGTCGTCACCGCGATCGCCAACGGGCTCGCCGGCCTGTCGCGCGGCGACTTCACCATACGGCTCGATCAGGCCTTCCCGACCTCCTACGAGAAGCTCCGCCACGACTTCAACGCCACGGTCGGCTCCTTGTCGGAAACCATTTCGGCGATCCTCGTCTCCGTCGCCGCGATCCGCAGCAGCTCCGGCGAGATTTCCCGTGCCGCCGACGACCTGTCGCTGCGCACGCAGCAGCAGGCGAGCGGCCTCGAGGAAGCGGCGGCCGCCATCGGCGAGATCACCGAAACCGTGAACCGCACGTCGGCCGGCGCGCAGCAGGCGCATGATTCGGTGCGCAGCGCCACCGGCGAGGTCGACCGCAGCGGCGAGATCGTCCGTCAGGCGGTCGAAGCCATGAGCGGCATCGAGAAGTCGTCCGGTTCGATCGGCCAGATCATCGGCGTCATCGACGAGATCGCCTTCCAGACCAACCTGCTCGCGCTGAACGCCGGCGTCGAGGCGGCGCGGGCGGGCGAGGCGGGGCGCGGTTTCGCGGTCGTGGCCCAGGAAGTGCGCGCGCTCGCCCAGCGCTCGGCGGAGGCCGCCAAGGAGATCAAGTCGCTGATCTCGTCGTCGACCGAACAGGTCAACCGCGGCGTCGACTTCGTCGGCGAGACCGGCCAGGCGCTGACGCGGATCGCCGAGCAGGTCCGCAAGGTCAACGGCATCGTCTCCGACATCGCCTCCTCGGCCCGCGAGCAGGCGAACGGTATCGGCGAGATCAACACCACCGTCGACCAGATGGACAAGGTCACCCAGCAGAACGCCGCCATGGTGGAGGAGACGACGGCCGCGAGCCACCAGCTCGCCCGCGAGGCCGAACAGCTCGCCGCGCTGGTGGGCAGGTTCAGGATTGCCGGGCAGGGGCAGGCGACGACCGCCGCCTTCGCTCCGCGCGCGGTCCGGCCGGCCGTCAGCGTGTCCTACACCTCCGATGGCAATGCCGCCCGCAAGGTCCAGGTCGCGCAGGAAACGGACGACTGGGAAGAGTTCTGA
- a CDS encoding ABC transporter ATP-binding protein produces the protein MSNLTLDHVVKRYSSVTVVKDVSLAIDEGEFVSLLGPSGCGKTTILRMVAGLIDPSGGTIRIGDRDVTRLPPNKRNIGLVFQSYALFPHLTVHENVAFGLRRKGQSGAALDARVGEALAMVRLAGYGERYPRQLSGGQQQRVAMARAIAPRPNVLLFDEPLSNLDAKLRDEMQIELKRLQRELGITTLFVTHDQAEALSLSDRVCVMQDGVIQQFAEPETIYRRPATSFVASFIGKPNRLAGTIRGGRVALHEQLELRSESDLSGDGRPVEVFIRQEAISLAATGDESVNRIAGTVALRSFSGPQVKYVVRIGSDQELVVEAPSSGPAGDLAPGQAVMLEVHPQDVLVLSRETAP, from the coding sequence ATGAGCAACCTTACCCTGGACCATGTGGTCAAGCGCTACAGCAGCGTGACCGTCGTGAAGGACGTGTCGCTCGCGATCGACGAGGGCGAGTTCGTGTCGCTGCTCGGGCCGTCGGGATGCGGCAAGACGACGATCCTGCGCATGGTGGCAGGGCTCATCGATCCGAGCGGCGGCACGATCCGCATCGGCGACCGGGACGTGACCCGGTTGCCGCCCAACAAGCGCAACATCGGCTTGGTCTTCCAGTCCTATGCGCTGTTTCCGCATCTCACCGTCCATGAGAACGTCGCCTTCGGCCTGCGCCGCAAGGGGCAGTCCGGTGCCGCGCTCGACGCACGCGTCGGCGAGGCGCTGGCCATGGTGCGGCTCGCCGGCTATGGCGAGCGCTATCCGCGCCAGCTCTCCGGCGGGCAGCAGCAGCGCGTCGCCATGGCGCGTGCGATCGCCCCGCGTCCGAACGTCCTGCTCTTCGACGAGCCGCTGTCCAACCTCGACGCCAAGCTTCGCGACGAGATGCAGATCGAACTGAAGCGCCTGCAGCGCGAACTGGGCATCACCACGCTCTTCGTGACACACGACCAGGCCGAGGCGCTCAGTCTGTCCGACCGCGTCTGCGTGATGCAGGACGGCGTGATCCAGCAGTTCGCCGAGCCCGAGACGATCTACCGACGTCCGGCGACGTCCTTCGTCGCGAGCTTCATCGGCAAGCCCAACCGGCTCGCGGGCACCATCCGCGGCGGGCGCGTGGCGCTGCACGAGCAACTCGAACTGCGTTCGGAGAGCGATCTGAGCGGCGACGGCAGGCCGGTCGAAGTCTTCATCCGCCAGGAGGCGATCAGCCTGGCGGCGACCGGCGACGAGAGCGTCAACCGGATTGCGGGGACGGTGGCGCTGCGATCCTTCTCCGGTCCCCAGGTCAAGTATGTCGTGCGGATCGGCAGCGACCAGGAACTCGTGGTCGAAGCCCCGTCCTCGGGGCCGGCCGGCGACCTCGCCCCGGGGCAGGCGGTGATGCTGGAGGTGCATCCGCAGGACGTGCTGGTGCTTTCGCGGGAGACCGCGCCATGA